A genomic window from Halomonas sp. LR3S48 includes:
- a CDS encoding DMT family transporter encodes MMAFIYLALAIVAEVVATSALKATDGFTRLGPSLVVVVGYFIAFFMLSLVLRTIPVGIAYAIWAGLGIVLVAMVGAVVYGQRPDLPAVLGIGLIITGVVVIQLFSRVSAH; translated from the coding sequence CTGATGGCATTCATCTACCTGGCGCTGGCGATCGTGGCGGAAGTCGTGGCGACCAGTGCGCTCAAGGCCACCGATGGCTTTACCCGGCTTGGCCCCAGCCTGGTGGTGGTGGTCGGCTACTTTATCGCCTTCTTCATGCTGTCGCTGGTGCTGCGCACCATCCCGGTCGGCATCGCCTATGCAATCTGGGCCGGCCTGGGTATCGTGCTGGTGGCCATGGTCGGTGCCGTGGTGTACGGCCAGAGGCCCGACCTGCCGGCCGTGCTGGGCATCGGCCTGATCATTACCGGTGTGGTGGTGATCCAGCTCTTTTCACGCGTTTCCGCCCATTGA
- the trmB gene encoding tRNA (guanine(46)-N(7))-methyltransferase TrmB: MHATSRAIATNQLGPHKDIARRVERALSHPLRKPVAEHTLEAFDRARAWYERDGGRHPLILDAGCGVGLSTRQLAARFDDHLVIGVDRSADRLSREHGEVGGNALLVRADLVDFWRLALAAGWQPARHYLLYPNPYPKSAHLKQRWHGHPVLPVILALGGRLELRSNWQLYVEEFAQALRQVTGIDAAVETFVPGERYLTPFERKYHLSGQSLWRLVADLPYAPQLVPGGAKEVG, encoded by the coding sequence ATGCATGCCACTTCCCGTGCCATCGCCACCAACCAGCTCGGCCCGCACAAGGACATTGCACGAAGGGTCGAGCGCGCCCTGAGTCATCCTCTGCGCAAGCCCGTAGCCGAGCATACGCTCGAGGCGTTCGATCGCGCCCGTGCCTGGTACGAGCGCGACGGTGGGCGACACCCGTTGATCCTCGATGCCGGCTGCGGCGTGGGGCTGTCGACGCGGCAACTGGCTGCCCGTTTCGACGATCACCTGGTCATCGGCGTGGATCGCAGTGCCGATCGGCTCTCGCGGGAGCATGGCGAGGTGGGGGGCAACGCCCTGCTGGTACGCGCCGACCTGGTGGACTTCTGGCGACTGGCGCTGGCCGCCGGCTGGCAGCCGGCGCGGCACTACCTGCTCTATCCCAATCCCTATCCCAAGTCGGCGCACCTCAAGCAGCGCTGGCATGGCCACCCGGTGCTGCCGGTGATCCTGGCGCTTGGCGGCCGGCTGGAATTGCGCTCCAACTGGCAGCTCTACGTGGAGGAGTTCGCCCAGGCGCTCAGGCAGGTCACCGGCATTGACGCCGCGGTGGAAACCTTCGTTCCCGGCGAGCGATACCTGACGCCCTTTGAACGCAAGTACCACTTGAGCGGTCAGTCTCTCTGGCGCCTGGTAGCAGATTTGCCCTACGCGCCGCAGCTCGTCCCGGGCGGTGCAAAGGAGGTTGGCTGA
- a CDS encoding beta-ketoacyl synthase, whose amino-acid sequence MGGVNAAGRTSGHQAFRRTVIDALPEAEQQALLLGLAALMGLGSCREGAWYDAAGNPIAASRLAENCRAQVLDHTLIRRIEDPRFNDDGLPANRRAGLGLGSELTFSIRRRQLPERLPPTWQVRELDRHTLEVTVPPGELDVLLPETRPAQVRAAGQLPSGFDPSRYYRSVHHPRGLSMSIFAASDCLASSGLEWETLRDRLDPDDIAVYAGNSIGQLDDEGWGGLLKSFVSGNRATSKQMPLGYGQMPADFLNAYVLGSVGGTGAVLGACASFLYNLRLGVEDIRSGQRRAVMVGTSDAPVTPEIIEGFRAMGALADDESLKALDALELLTDADYQRACRPFARNCGFTIAEASQFVLLLDDALALELGAEILGSVPGVFVNADGWKRSISAPGIGNYITLGKAASLVRDMLGGEALRERTFLHAHGTSTPKNRVTESHVFDLVARANGIEHWPVVAVKAFVGHSQGSAAGDQLTSALGSFAHGMLPGIPTLDAVAADVHAERLRFSCTPVPFAADAAFINAKGFGGNNATGVVLSPAVTERLLVKRHGEAAIAAWRERREAIRQVSQAYLAQADGGHYQARYRFGEGVLEGPELDVSATSITIPGYTRPVSLAVDNPFGKLDD is encoded by the coding sequence ATGGGCGGCGTCAACGCCGCCGGTCGTACCTCAGGCCATCAAGCATTTCGTCGCACCGTGATCGACGCCCTTCCCGAAGCCGAGCAGCAAGCCCTGCTGCTCGGCCTGGCCGCCCTGATGGGGCTGGGCAGCTGCCGGGAAGGCGCCTGGTACGACGCCGCCGGAAATCCCATCGCCGCCAGTCGGCTGGCCGAGAACTGCCGTGCGCAGGTGCTCGACCATACCCTGATCCGGCGTATCGAAGATCCCCGCTTCAACGACGACGGGCTACCGGCCAATCGTCGCGCCGGCCTGGGCCTGGGATCGGAACTGACCTTCAGCATCCGCCGCCGCCAGCTCCCCGAGCGGCTGCCGCCTACCTGGCAAGTCCGTGAGCTGGACCGTCACACCCTGGAGGTCACGGTGCCCCCGGGTGAGCTCGACGTGCTGCTGCCGGAGACCCGACCGGCCCAGGTGCGGGCTGCCGGCCAGCTGCCCAGCGGCTTCGATCCCAGCCGCTACTACCGCAGCGTGCACCATCCCCGCGGCCTGTCGATGTCGATTTTCGCGGCCAGTGACTGCCTGGCCAGCAGCGGCCTGGAGTGGGAGACCCTGCGCGACCGCCTGGACCCCGACGACATCGCCGTCTATGCCGGCAACTCCATCGGTCAGCTCGACGACGAGGGCTGGGGCGGGCTGCTCAAGAGCTTCGTCTCGGGCAACCGCGCCACCTCCAAGCAAATGCCGCTGGGCTACGGGCAGATGCCCGCCGATTTCCTCAATGCCTACGTACTGGGCAGCGTCGGTGGCACCGGTGCCGTTCTCGGCGCCTGCGCCAGCTTTCTCTACAACCTCCGTCTGGGCGTCGAGGACATCCGCAGCGGCCAGCGCCGTGCGGTCATGGTGGGCACCTCCGACGCCCCGGTAACGCCCGAGATCATTGAGGGCTTCCGCGCCATGGGCGCCCTGGCCGACGACGAGAGCCTCAAGGCGCTGGATGCCCTGGAACTGCTCACCGATGCCGACTACCAGCGCGCCTGCCGCCCCTTCGCGCGCAATTGCGGCTTCACCATCGCCGAGGCCAGCCAGTTCGTGCTGCTGCTCGACGACGCCCTGGCGCTGGAGCTCGGCGCCGAGATCCTCGGCAGCGTGCCGGGCGTGTTCGTCAATGCCGACGGCTGGAAGCGCTCCATCTCCGCTCCCGGTATCGGCAACTACATCACCCTGGGCAAGGCGGCCTCACTGGTACGCGACATGCTGGGTGGAGAGGCGCTGCGCGAACGCACCTTCCTGCATGCCCACGGCACCAGCACGCCCAAGAACCGGGTGACGGAATCCCACGTCTTCGACCTGGTCGCCCGGGCCAACGGCATCGAACACTGGCCGGTCGTGGCGGTGAAGGCCTTCGTCGGGCACTCCCAGGGCAGCGCCGCCGGGGACCAGCTGACCAGCGCGCTGGGCAGCTTTGCCCATGGCATGCTACCGGGTATCCCCACTCTCGACGCGGTGGCCGCCGACGTTCACGCCGAGCGGCTGCGCTTCTCGTGTACACCGGTGCCCTTCGCTGCCGACGCCGCCTTCATCAATGCCAAGGGCTTCGGCGGCAACAACGCCACCGGCGTGGTGCTGTCGCCCGCCGTTACCGAGCGCCTGCTGGTGAAACGCCATGGCGAAGCCGCCATTGCGGCCTGGCGTGAGCGACGCGAAGCCATCCGCCAAGTCAGCCAGGCCTATCTGGCCCAGGCCGATGGCGGCCACTACCAGGCGCGCTACCGCTTTGGCGAAGGGGTGCTGGAAGGACCCGAACTCGACGTCAGTGCCACCAGCATCACCATTCCCGGCTACACACGCCCGGTATCGCTGGCGGTGGACAACCCCTTCGGCAAGCTGGACGACTGA
- the coaD gene encoding pantetheine-phosphate adenylyltransferase: MKIAVYPGTFDPITHGHYDLIERASLLFDKVVVAISASPGKNPALDLDTRIALAREVSAGLDNVEVIGFSGLLTDLMTEQQAHIILRGLRAVSDFEYELQLANMYRAQAPELESVFLTPAVENSYISSTIVREIAKLGGDVSRLVHPRVAETLRKHYNT, encoded by the coding sequence ATGAAAATCGCGGTCTACCCGGGCACCTTCGACCCCATCACCCACGGTCACTACGATCTGATCGAGCGGGCCTCCCTGCTGTTCGACAAGGTAGTGGTTGCCATCTCGGCCAGCCCCGGCAAGAACCCGGCGCTGGATCTCGACACCCGTATCGCCCTGGCCCGCGAGGTTTCGGCGGGGCTCGACAACGTCGAGGTGATCGGCTTTTCGGGACTTCTCACCGACCTGATGACCGAACAGCAGGCCCATATCATCCTGCGCGGCCTGCGTGCGGTTTCCGATTTCGAATACGAACTGCAGTTGGCCAACATGTACCGCGCCCAGGCACCCGAGCTCGAAAGCGTGTTCCTCACCCCGGCGGTGGAAAACTCCTACATCTCCTCGACCATCGTGCGCGAGATCGCCAAGCTGGGTGGCGACGTGTCCCGGCTGGTGCACCCCAGGGTCGCCGAAACGCTGCGCAAGCATTACAATACCTGA
- a CDS encoding YfhL family 4Fe-4S dicluster ferredoxin has product MALMITDECINCDVCEPECPNDAISAGEEIYIIDPSRCTECVGHYDEPQCQQVCPVDCIPLDPERRESRDELMAKYRLITAA; this is encoded by the coding sequence ATGGCCCTGATGATCACCGACGAGTGCATCAACTGCGACGTCTGCGAACCCGAGTGCCCCAACGACGCCATCTCGGCGGGCGAGGAGATCTACATCATCGATCCTAGCCGCTGCACCGAGTGCGTCGGCCACTACGACGAGCCGCAGTGCCAGCAGGTGTGTCCGGTCGACTGCATTCCGCTCGACCCCGAGCGCCGTGAGAGCCGAGACGAGCTGATGGCCAAGTACCGCCTGATCACTGCGGCTTGA
- a CDS encoding outer membrane beta-barrel protein, translating to MQRLLVSIAMTTLFASPVLAQSQAFSPDMGPYIGAGIGHAKLDNETLDWLDENGVNTDDTDISYKLFAGYQFNSNFAIEAGYVDFGSFTASGSNGADNADLKLSAEGFTAALVGKLPIQSGFSVYGKLGMIAWDADLTLNATIQGQSYRATASEDGTDPFYGIGAEYVVNQIVMRAELERYDISDSGEDYTIDMISASLGYHF from the coding sequence ATGCAGCGCCTGTTAGTTTCTATCGCCATGACCACTTTGTTCGCCAGCCCCGTCCTCGCTCAGAGTCAGGCTTTCAGTCCTGACATGGGTCCCTATATTGGGGCAGGGATCGGGCATGCGAAGCTGGATAACGAAACACTGGATTGGCTTGACGAAAATGGTGTCAACACGGATGACACTGACATTAGCTACAAACTATTCGCCGGTTATCAATTCAACTCCAACTTCGCCATCGAAGCGGGTTACGTGGATTTCGGCAGCTTTACAGCGAGCGGTAGCAATGGTGCCGACAATGCAGACTTAAAGCTTAGCGCGGAAGGTTTCACCGCAGCGTTGGTGGGCAAGCTTCCGATCCAGAGTGGTTTCAGTGTCTATGGCAAACTGGGCATGATCGCCTGGGATGCTGATCTGACGCTGAACGCAACAATACAAGGACAATCTTATCGCGCAACCGCTAGTGAAGATGGTACCGACCCCTTTTACGGTATCGGTGCAGAGTATGTCGTTAACCAGATCGTGATGCGCGCCGAACTCGAACGCTACGACATTAGCGACAGCGGCGAGGACTATACGATTGACATGATCTCAGCAAGCCTCGGCTATCACTTCTGA
- a CDS encoding MATE family efflux transporter yields the protein MATLQAETPAAARRRIWTLAWPIILSNVTVPLLGLVDTAVVGHLPDSRYLAGVTLGATLFSFLYWGFGFLRMGTTGLTSQAVGRESDSEVRNLLGQALLLAMGIGALLILFSNPLITLGLWLLDGSEVATSLAAEYAQIRILSAPAVLANYAILGWFLGQQNSRVTLAILVLTNSVNIALDLLFVVGLGMTSDGVAWATVIADYTALAFGAWLVARQLKLLQGRFLRERLFRLSAYGELFQVNANLFLRTLGLLFAMAFFTSRGAAQGDTVLAANAVLMQFIMLISYALDGFAHAAEATTGRAVGRRRWDEFGTAVHAAAWFSLVTAATAALAFALGGHYLIALLTGLPEVRETAGEYLPWMVAMPLIAVWSYLLDGVFIGATAIREMRNSIFVALVAYLPIWWLARAFASPDHENHALWLAFLAFTVVRSLVLVTYYWHHRRTRWCYRMDDEATPRIPDRSC from the coding sequence GTGGCGACCCTGCAAGCCGAGACACCTGCCGCCGCCCGCCGGCGCATCTGGACCCTGGCCTGGCCGATCATTCTCTCCAACGTCACCGTGCCGCTGCTGGGGCTGGTGGATACCGCCGTGGTCGGTCACTTGCCGGACTCGCGCTATCTGGCCGGCGTGACGCTGGGGGCCACCCTGTTCAGCTTCCTCTACTGGGGCTTCGGCTTCCTGCGCATGGGCACCACCGGGCTGACTTCACAGGCGGTGGGGCGTGAGAGCGACAGTGAGGTGCGCAACCTGCTGGGCCAGGCGCTGCTGCTGGCCATGGGCATCGGGGCGCTGCTGATCCTGTTCTCCAACCCCTTGATCACCCTTGGCCTATGGCTGCTCGACGGCAGCGAGGTCGCCACTTCCCTGGCCGCCGAATATGCCCAGATCCGCATCCTTTCGGCACCGGCGGTGCTGGCCAACTACGCCATCCTCGGCTGGTTCCTGGGCCAGCAGAACTCACGCGTGACGTTGGCCATCCTGGTACTGACCAACAGCGTCAACATCGCGCTGGACCTGCTATTCGTGGTCGGGCTCGGCATGACCAGCGACGGCGTGGCCTGGGCCACGGTGATCGCCGACTATACCGCGCTGGCCTTCGGCGCCTGGTTGGTCGCCCGCCAGTTGAAGCTGCTGCAGGGTCGCTTCCTGCGCGAGCGGCTGTTCCGCCTGAGCGCTTACGGCGAGCTGTTCCAGGTCAATGCCAATCTCTTCCTGCGCACCCTGGGGCTGCTGTTCGCCATGGCGTTCTTCACCTCGCGTGGCGCGGCCCAGGGCGACACCGTGCTGGCTGCCAACGCCGTGTTGATGCAGTTCATCATGCTTATCAGCTATGCCCTGGACGGCTTCGCCCATGCCGCCGAGGCCACCACCGGTCGCGCCGTGGGCCGGCGACGCTGGGACGAGTTCGGTACCGCCGTGCACGCCGCCGCCTGGTTCTCTCTGGTCACGGCCGCTACCGCGGCGCTCGCCTTCGCCTTGGGTGGCCACTATCTCATCGCCCTGTTGACCGGCCTGCCAGAAGTACGGGAAACGGCCGGCGAGTACCTGCCCTGGATGGTGGCCATGCCGTTGATTGCGGTGTGGAGCTATCTGCTCGACGGTGTCTTCATCGGCGCCACCGCGATTCGCGAGATGCGCAACAGCATCTTCGTTGCCTTGGTCGCCTACCTGCCTATATGGTGGCTGGCACGGGCGTTCGCTTCACCTGACCACGAGAATCATGCCCTGTGGCTGGCGTTCCTCGCCTTCACCGTGGTGCGGTCGCTGGTGCTGGTCACTTACTATTGGCATCATCGGCGCACCCGCTGGTGCTATCGAATGGACGACGAAGCGACGCCACGGATACCTGATCGTTCTTGCTGA
- a CDS encoding short-chain fatty acid transporter, which yields MLRMLSRPAVRLVDRYLPDPFIFVLLLTIIAAAAAIGVERQTPLAVMRFWGDGFWNLLTFSMQMLLILVTGFMLASSPPIKRLLQRLAGLAKNAGHAILLVTLVSLVASWINWGFGLVVGALFAKELARVVRVDYRLLVASAYSGFVVWHGGLAGSIPLTIATEGHFTADLIGVIGTGSTIFAFFNLALVACLFVAIPLVNRAMLPEEKDSVYIDPKLLDDGSATRVRITRPAERLENSITLAWLVGIPGVIFLLDHFVLRGGGLNLNIVNFMFLFLAIVLHRTPRSLLESLNEAIKGGAGIVIQFPFYAGIMAIMVQSGLAETMSEGLISFATETSLPFWSFISAGIVNLFVPSGGGQWAVQAPVMLPAAEALGVDVSRVAMAVAWGDAWTNLLQPFWALPVLAIAGLKAKDIMGYCLIQLVITGVIISVGLTWF from the coding sequence ATGCTAAGAATGCTGTCCAGACCCGCCGTCCGGCTGGTCGATCGTTACTTGCCGGATCCGTTCATCTTCGTGCTGCTGCTGACGATCATCGCCGCTGCCGCCGCCATCGGCGTGGAGCGCCAGACGCCTCTCGCCGTCATGCGCTTCTGGGGCGACGGCTTCTGGAACCTGTTGACGTTTTCCATGCAGATGCTGCTGATTCTGGTGACCGGCTTCATGCTGGCCAGCTCGCCGCCGATCAAGCGCCTGCTGCAGCGGCTCGCCGGCCTGGCCAAGAACGCCGGTCACGCCATCCTGCTGGTGACGCTGGTCTCGCTGGTGGCCAGTTGGATCAACTGGGGCTTCGGCCTGGTGGTGGGCGCGCTGTTCGCCAAGGAACTGGCGCGCGTGGTGCGAGTCGACTACCGCCTGCTGGTGGCCAGCGCCTATTCCGGCTTCGTGGTCTGGCACGGCGGTCTCGCCGGCTCGATCCCGCTGACCATCGCCACCGAGGGCCACTTCACCGCCGACCTGATTGGTGTCATCGGTACCGGCTCGACTATCTTCGCCTTCTTCAACCTGGCGCTGGTAGCCTGCCTGTTCGTCGCCATCCCGCTGGTCAACCGGGCCATGCTCCCCGAGGAAAAGGACAGCGTCTACATCGATCCCAAGCTGCTCGATGATGGTTCCGCCACGCGGGTGCGTATCACTCGCCCGGCCGAGCGCCTGGAGAACAGCATCACCCTGGCCTGGCTGGTCGGCATCCCCGGGGTGATCTTCCTGCTCGACCACTTCGTGCTGCGCGGCGGCGGCCTGAACCTGAATATCGTCAACTTCATGTTCCTGTTCCTGGCCATCGTGCTGCATCGCACCCCGCGCAGCCTGCTGGAAAGCCTCAACGAGGCGATCAAGGGCGGCGCCGGCATTGTCATCCAGTTCCCCTTCTATGCGGGGATCATGGCCATCATGGTGCAGTCGGGACTGGCGGAAACCATGTCCGAGGGGCTGATTTCCTTCGCCACCGAGACTTCTCTGCCATTCTGGTCGTTCATCAGCGCCGGAATCGTCAACCTGTTCGTCCCCTCCGGCGGCGGGCAGTGGGCGGTGCAGGCACCGGTCATGCTGCCGGCAGCCGAAGCGCTCGGCGTGGACGTCTCGCGCGTGGCCATGGCCGTGGCCTGGGGCGATGCCTGGACCAACCTGCTGCAACCGTTCTGGGCCCTGCCGGTACTCGCCATCGCCGGCTTGAAAGCGAAGGACATCATGGGCTACTGCCTGATCCAATTGGTCATCACCGGGGTGATCATCTCGGTGGGCCTGACCTGGTTCTGA
- a CDS encoding DUF1622 domain-containing protein: MHHFIEAIDTIALLIEVLGVAIIVGGFAITSWRFLHHRMFHEQQAFMHYRHGIARSLILGLDFLIAGDVIKTVIIANTSQQVATLGIIVLIRAFLGFTLHVEVEGHWPWQDSRYKDAGGSQRDKNE; encoded by the coding sequence ATGCATCATTTCATTGAAGCCATTGATACGATTGCACTGCTCATCGAGGTACTCGGGGTCGCCATCATCGTCGGCGGCTTCGCCATTACCTCCTGGCGGTTCCTGCACCATCGCATGTTCCATGAGCAGCAGGCCTTCATGCACTATCGCCACGGCATCGCCCGTTCGCTCATTCTGGGGTTGGATTTCCTGATCGCCGGCGACGTGATCAAGACGGTCATCATCGCCAACACCAGCCAGCAGGTCGCCACCCTGGGCATCATCGTGCTGATCCGCGCCTTCCTCGGCTTCACCCTGCATGTAGAGGTGGAAGGGCACTGGCCGTGGCAGGACAGCCGCTACAAGGATGCAGGCGGCTCCCAGCGTGACAAGAACGAATGA
- a CDS encoding TRAP transporter permease has product MNATPIPEVRDEAASEAPERLDHPWLGRVLFALAIVVALSHLYFNTLGTLSEVWVSALHFGMFGLLCALSVPMLKARSADGARLVLAVDILLGLAALGCAFYLIGFEDALYARGVRFSTADWVVSIVALALVLEFARRTTGWFIPLLCLVALTYVAWWGRHVSGVFGFPGLTWETVLYRSYLGGDGMLGSIARISWSYVFMFILFGAFLVRSGAGDFIIELARCAAGRFIGGPGFVAVFSSGLMGSVSGSSVANTVSTGVITIPLMRKAGFPPRFAAGVEAAASTGGQLMPPVMGAGAFIMASYTQVSYLTIIGVAALPALLYFLSVAMFVRIEAKRSNTQHVETEEAPRLLEVLKGGWHFLLPLVVLVASLIHGYTPTYAAGIAILSVVVASWLSKQPMTPKVVLEALVLGTRNMVTTAILLLTVGLIVNVVSTTGIGNTFSLMITDWAGGSLLITLVLIAIASLVLGMGLPVTAAYIVLGTLSAPALYGLMAHGELVDLLMAGELPEQARAIFMLAAPESLEALAAPMDAASARELLTLVPDDFRSQLYEQALSSHSLAMLLVAAHMVIFWLSQDSNVTPPVCLTAFAAAAIAKTPPMRTGFTAWKIAKGLYIIPLLFVWSPLIGGTPLEMATVFAFALFGIYAIIAGLEGFLEHELPWWVRLAMFPIGALMLWPHGQLALDGLGLVLFLGALWWSARMGRAPVRSAMA; this is encoded by the coding sequence ATGAACGCAACGCCTATCCCCGAGGTGCGCGACGAGGCCGCCAGCGAAGCGCCCGAGCGCCTCGACCACCCCTGGCTCGGCCGGGTGCTGTTCGCCCTGGCCATCGTCGTCGCCCTGTCGCATCTCTACTTCAACACCCTGGGTACCCTCTCCGAGGTGTGGGTCAGCGCCCTGCACTTCGGCATGTTCGGGCTGCTCTGCGCCCTTTCGGTGCCGATGCTCAAGGCGCGCTCCGCCGACGGCGCCCGGCTGGTGCTGGCGGTCGATATACTGCTCGGCCTTGCCGCGCTGGGCTGCGCCTTCTACCTGATCGGCTTCGAGGACGCCCTCTACGCCCGCGGCGTGCGCTTCTCCACCGCTGACTGGGTCGTCTCCATCGTCGCCCTGGCCCTGGTGCTGGAGTTCGCCCGGCGCACCACCGGCTGGTTCATCCCACTGCTGTGCCTGGTGGCGCTGACCTATGTGGCCTGGTGGGGCCGCCATGTGAGCGGCGTGTTCGGCTTCCCCGGCCTGACCTGGGAGACGGTGCTCTACCGCAGCTACCTGGGCGGCGACGGCATGCTGGGCTCCATCGCCCGTATCTCCTGGTCCTATGTATTCATGTTCATCCTCTTCGGCGCCTTCCTGGTGCGCTCCGGCGCCGGCGACTTCATCATCGAGCTGGCCCGCTGTGCGGCCGGGCGTTTCATTGGCGGCCCCGGCTTCGTGGCGGTGTTCTCCTCGGGGCTGATGGGCTCGGTATCGGGATCCAGCGTGGCCAACACCGTCTCCACGGGGGTGATCACCATCCCGCTGATGCGCAAGGCCGGCTTCCCGCCGCGTTTCGCCGCCGGCGTCGAGGCGGCCGCCTCCACCGGTGGCCAGTTGATGCCGCCGGTCATGGGGGCCGGGGCCTTCATCATGGCCTCCTATACCCAGGTCTCCTACCTCACCATCATCGGCGTGGCGGCCTTGCCGGCGCTGCTCTACTTCCTCTCGGTGGCGATGTTCGTGCGTATCGAGGCCAAGCGCAGCAACACTCAGCACGTCGAGACCGAGGAGGCACCGCGGCTTCTCGAGGTGCTCAAGGGCGGCTGGCACTTCCTGCTGCCGCTGGTAGTGCTGGTGGCATCGCTGATCCACGGCTACACCCCCACCTATGCCGCGGGTATCGCCATCCTCTCGGTGGTGGTGGCCTCCTGGCTGTCGAAGCAGCCCATGACGCCGAAGGTGGTACTGGAGGCCCTGGTGCTGGGTACTCGCAACATGGTCACCACGGCGATCCTGCTGCTCACCGTGGGCCTGATCGTCAACGTGGTCTCCACCACCGGCATCGGCAACACCTTCTCGCTGATGATCACCGACTGGGCCGGCGGCAGCCTGTTGATCACCCTGGTGCTGATCGCCATTGCCTCGCTGGTGCTGGGCATGGGGCTGCCGGTCACCGCTGCCTATATCGTGCTCGGCACGCTCTCGGCACCGGCCCTCTACGGCCTGATGGCTCATGGTGAACTGGTGGATCTGCTGATGGCCGGCGAGCTGCCCGAGCAGGCCCGGGCGATCTTCATGCTCGCCGCGCCGGAGAGCCTGGAAGCCTTGGCTGCGCCGATGGACGCCGCCAGCGCCCGCGAGCTGCTGACCCTGGTGCCGGACGACTTCCGCAGCCAGCTCTACGAGCAGGCCCTGTCGTCGCATAGCCTGGCCATGCTGCTGGTGGCCGCCCATATGGTGATCTTCTGGCTTTCCCAGGACTCCAACGTCACCCCGCCGGTATGCCTGACTGCCTTCGCCGCGGCGGCCATCGCCAAGACGCCGCCGATGCGTACCGGCTTCACCGCCTGGAAGATCGCAAAGGGGCTCTACATCATCCCGCTGCTGTTCGTCTGGTCGCCGCTGATCGGCGGCACGCCTCTGGAGATGGCCACGGTGTTCGCCTTCGCCCTGTTCGGCATCTATGCCATCATCGCCGGGCTCGAGGGCTTCCTGGAGCATGAGCTGCCGTGGTGGGTGCGCCTGGCGATGTTCCCCATCGGCGCGCTGATGCTGTGGCCGCATGGCCAGCTGGCGCTGGACGGCCTGGGGCTGGTGCTGTTCCTGGGCGCCCTATGGTGGAGTGCCCGCATGGGGCGCGCACCGGTACGGTCGGCGATGGCTTAG
- a CDS encoding TAXI family TRAP transporter solute-binding subunit produces the protein MHKRQFLKSAMCLATAGLLGITATGLAAQQNGSEGGQYIMGTATTGGTYYPVGVALSTLVRVKLEPTHGLSVSAISSAGSAENLRLMDDDEAQFGILQALYGAWAWNGEGPVPKTYDNVRSVSMLWQNVEHFVMRSDRVETGTIDDLAHLYGRGFSIGARNSGTEGSGRQILAGLEIDPEQMNLAYLGYGPSADSMQNGNIDGMNVPAGVPASAVTSAFANMGSNISILNVTQEQLERINGEYPVWSAFEIPAGTYPGQDEAVHTIAQPNILVVNADVPEEHVYQITKAMFENLPFLNNIHPATRDMSLEKALDGLPMPLHPGAARYFQEQGLEIPEHLLES, from the coding sequence ATGCACAAGCGCCAGTTCCTCAAGTCCGCCATGTGTCTCGCCACCGCCGGCCTGCTCGGCATCACAGCCACCGGCCTCGCTGCCCAGCAGAATGGCAGTGAGGGTGGTCAATACATCATGGGCACCGCTACCACTGGCGGCACCTACTACCCGGTGGGCGTGGCCCTCTCCACCCTGGTGCGGGTCAAGCTCGAACCTACCCACGGTCTCTCCGTATCGGCCATCAGTTCTGCCGGTTCCGCTGAGAACCTGCGCCTGATGGACGACGACGAGGCCCAGTTCGGCATCCTCCAGGCCCTCTACGGCGCCTGGGCCTGGAATGGCGAAGGCCCGGTCCCCAAGACCTACGACAACGTCCGCTCCGTCTCCATGCTGTGGCAGAACGTCGAGCACTTCGTGATGCGCAGCGACCGGGTCGAGACCGGCACCATCGATGACCTGGCCCACCTCTACGGTCGCGGCTTCTCCATCGGCGCGCGCAACTCCGGCACCGAGGGCTCGGGTCGGCAGATTCTTGCCGGTCTGGAGATAGACCCGGAGCAGATGAACCTGGCCTACCTGGGCTACGGCCCCAGCGCCGACTCCATGCAGAACGGCAACATCGACGGCATGAACGTTCCCGCCGGGGTGCCCGCCTCGGCGGTGACCAGCGCCTTCGCCAACATGGGCAGCAATATTTCCATCCTGAACGTCACGCAAGAACAGCTCGAGCGGATCAACGGCGAGTACCCGGTCTGGTCTGCCTTCGAGATCCCCGCCGGCACCTACCCGGGCCAGGACGAGGCAGTTCACACCATCGCCCAGCCCAACATCCTGGTGGTCAACGCCGACGTACCGGAGGAGCACGTCTACCAGATCACCAAGGCAATGTTCGAAAACCTGCCGTTCCTCAACAACATCCACCCTGCGACCCGCGACATGTCGCTGGAGAAGGCGCTGGATGGCCTGCCCATGCCGCTGCACCCCGGCGCGGCCCGCTACTTCCAGGAGCAGGGGCTGGAAATCCCCGAGCATCTGCTGGAGAGCTAA